One genomic region from Rhodococcus sp. SBT000017 encodes:
- a CDS encoding MCE family protein: MNRRSVRIAVAAAVVVTLVGSVASATAVIDTGSGTSSMCAEFTDTVGLYEGNSVMMLGVVVGTVTNIENTDTAVLVTMDVDGGLRLPAGVGAVTLSSSIVTDRHVEFTQPYIDGPEFDRSSCIPLERTRTPLGISDTLDAVSGLALDLLGPADAEGNHEQILGDTLRSVDGSLRGSGTQLNESLRQLAQLVGDPADRDTTVRRLIDNLDGLIDTFVVSWPEVAKLLDNLKRGMITLSEFTQAFGTTVALTTEFIPPLARNVAKYDDKVYGFLDQVVPVVDVLLGRVGDIKDILEQVPTIGENLMTMYDNDSKSGRVIYHPPQFEIDTNSPNEVCALLNKYRPTCSADQQRGDVIDVGLVQLILGSAGWR, translated from the coding sequence ATGAACCGCAGATCGGTACGGATCGCCGTGGCGGCGGCAGTCGTCGTCACGCTCGTCGGCTCGGTCGCGTCCGCGACCGCTGTCATCGACACCGGCTCGGGCACTTCCTCGATGTGTGCCGAGTTCACCGACACGGTCGGTTTGTACGAGGGTAATTCGGTCATGATGCTCGGCGTGGTCGTCGGAACGGTGACGAACATCGAGAACACCGACACCGCGGTGCTGGTCACGATGGATGTCGACGGTGGCCTCCGGCTGCCCGCCGGGGTGGGGGCCGTGACACTGTCGAGTTCGATCGTCACCGACCGCCATGTGGAATTCACGCAGCCGTACATCGACGGCCCGGAGTTCGATCGGTCGAGCTGTATTCCGTTGGAACGCACCAGAACACCGCTGGGGATCAGTGACACGCTCGACGCCGTGTCGGGGCTGGCGTTGGACCTGCTCGGTCCGGCGGACGCCGAGGGCAATCACGAGCAGATCCTGGGTGACACATTGCGGTCGGTCGACGGTTCGCTACGTGGCTCCGGCACCCAGCTCAATGAGAGTCTTCGACAATTGGCCCAGCTGGTCGGCGATCCGGCCGACCGGGATACCACCGTGCGTCGACTGATCGACAACCTCGACGGTCTGATCGACACGTTCGTGGTGAGCTGGCCCGAGGTGGCGAAGCTGCTCGACAATCTGAAGCGGGGAATGATCACGCTGTCGGAGTTCACCCAAGCCTTCGGGACCACAGTCGCTTTGACCACCGAGTTCATTCCGCCACTGGCGCGCAACGTCGCGAAGTACGACGACAAGGTCTACGGATTTCTCGACCAGGTGGTGCCGGTGGTCGATGTACTGCTCGGGCGGGTGGGCGATATCAAGGACATCCTCGAACAGGTGCCGACCATAGGCGAGAACTTGATGACGATGTACGACAACGATTCCAAGAGCGGGCGCGTGATCTATCACCCGCCGCAATTCGAGATCGATACCAACTCTCCCAACGAGGTCTGCGCTCTGCTCAACAAGTACAGGCCGACGTGCTCGGCGGACCAGCAACGAGGCGACGTCATCGATGTCGGATTGGTGCAGCTGATCCTCGGTTCGGCGGGTTGGCGATGA
- a CDS encoding MlaD family protein — MTRVVRKGVRDEQSENKTHVFWGAVGVAFAVVLVLVAAALYTIPLGERTYTAEFGSAAGVKPGDDIRIAGISVGSVRSVQLAGAHVDVQFSVDSDVFVGDASTLTVKLLTPIGGHYVMLTSHGDDELGSAPIPPERVELPYELSDAIQQVTPLVRDIDGPTLRQTVAELDRAVGTQPQSTRAIVDNLSSLTDVIATRTDQLERGLVVSDEYVGALAADRVMLTELVRELGTLTKGFGDKRAEVVSAFDLLGRLFELFHRPVVAFEKGLEPSIVQLEEITQKLFAQLGDVDGAITTMKESADGLSALIGGGEGPVVDRSQDTVVGVGVCIPLPGRVC; from the coding sequence ATGACACGCGTGGTTCGCAAGGGCGTTCGCGACGAGCAGTCGGAGAACAAGACGCATGTGTTCTGGGGTGCGGTCGGTGTCGCGTTCGCCGTGGTGCTCGTTCTCGTCGCGGCTGCGCTGTACACGATCCCGCTCGGCGAGCGGACGTATACCGCGGAGTTCGGCTCCGCGGCCGGTGTGAAGCCGGGCGACGACATCAGGATCGCCGGTATCTCGGTCGGTTCGGTGCGCTCGGTTCAGCTGGCAGGTGCACATGTCGACGTCCAATTCAGTGTCGACTCCGACGTTTTCGTCGGTGATGCCTCGACCCTGACAGTGAAGTTGCTGACTCCCATCGGGGGTCACTACGTGATGCTCACCTCGCACGGTGACGACGAGCTCGGGTCGGCACCGATCCCACCGGAACGGGTCGAACTTCCCTACGAACTGTCCGACGCGATCCAACAGGTGACACCGTTGGTCCGCGATATCGACGGTCCGACGTTGCGACAGACGGTCGCCGAGTTGGACCGGGCAGTCGGTACGCAGCCACAGTCGACGCGTGCCATCGTGGACAATCTGAGCTCGCTCACCGACGTGATCGCCACCCGCACCGACCAACTCGAACGCGGGCTCGTGGTGTCCGACGAGTACGTCGGCGCGTTGGCCGCCGATCGTGTCATGCTCACCGAACTCGTACGTGAGCTCGGCACCCTGACCAAAGGATTCGGCGACAAGCGCGCAGAGGTCGTCAGTGCCTTCGACCTCCTCGGAAGACTCTTCGAGCTCTTCCACCGCCCCGTGGTCGCATTCGAGAAGGGGCTGGAGCCGTCGATCGTCCAGCTCGAAGAGATCACGCAGAAGCTGTTCGCTCAGCTGGGTGATGTCGACGGGGCGATCACGACCATGAAGGAAAGCGCGGACGGCCTGTCCGCCCTGATCGGCGGTGGTGAAGGTCCCGTCGTCGATCGGTCACAGGACACGGTCGTCGGCGTCGGCGTGTGTATTCCGTTGCCGGGGAGGGTGTGCTGA
- a CDS encoding MlaD family protein produces MKKVAGPAVKLLAFFTVTAVCAVIIVAALRTPVSGPLSSYGAEFDDVSGLYVGDDVRMSGVQIGKVSSVELDGAIARVGFEIEGRRPIFANTQAAVRYQNLLGQRYVELIQKDAATGAPLASGETIPLEYSIPSFDISTLFNGFKPIFDTLDTAQLNQFTENILRMVQGDGSGLAPVLRDVDRITQFAVQRESIIGLLIDNLGQISDSIGGQSAAVADLLEELHGLVSRLSTQMDGVLASLDQANYGLGPLVGLLESLQDAYDNSYAPVDGALRRLLPQTDQVTELLALTPSLLTGLNASIPDPGAQTYSCSQGRQDIPGIGQIVLGGQNLVVCK; encoded by the coding sequence ATGAAGAAGGTAGCGGGCCCGGCCGTCAAACTGCTCGCCTTCTTCACGGTGACCGCGGTGTGTGCCGTGATCATCGTGGCCGCACTTCGTACCCCGGTCAGCGGACCGTTGTCGTCCTACGGCGCGGAGTTCGACGATGTGTCCGGGTTGTACGTCGGTGACGACGTGCGCATGTCCGGGGTGCAGATCGGCAAGGTCTCGTCGGTCGAACTCGACGGAGCCATTGCCCGAGTCGGATTCGAGATCGAAGGCCGGCGACCGATCTTCGCCAACACACAGGCTGCTGTCCGCTATCAGAATCTCCTGGGGCAGCGATATGTCGAGCTGATCCAGAAGGATGCGGCCACCGGTGCTCCGCTGGCGTCCGGCGAGACGATTCCGCTCGAGTACTCGATTCCATCGTTCGACATCTCCACGCTGTTCAACGGTTTCAAACCGATCTTCGACACCCTCGACACCGCCCAGCTCAATCAGTTCACCGAGAACATCCTCCGTATGGTGCAGGGTGACGGTTCCGGACTCGCTCCGGTACTGCGGGACGTGGATCGCATCACCCAGTTCGCCGTTCAGCGAGAGTCGATCATCGGACTGCTGATCGACAATCTCGGCCAGATCTCGGACTCGATCGGCGGACAGTCGGCGGCGGTCGCCGATCTCCTCGAAGAGCTGCATGGTCTGGTATCGAGGTTGAGCACCCAGATGGACGGCGTGCTGGCGTCGCTGGATCAGGCGAACTACGGACTCGGACCACTGGTCGGCTTGCTGGAGAGCCTGCAAGATGCGTACGACAACAGCTATGCACCGGTCGACGGAGCACTGCGACGGCTACTGCCGCAGACCGATCAGGTGACCGAGTTGCTCGCGCTCACCCCGTCACTGCTGACCGGGCTCAACGCGAGCATTCCCGATCCGGGTGCCCAGACCTACTCCTGCAGTCAAGGCCGACAGGACATTCCGGGCATCGGACAGATAGTGCTCGGCGGACAAAATTTGGTGGTGTGCAAATGA